The genomic interval TTCGCCGTTatttcatctctagagtttcgcTTAATgttgattttggttgtgtttatgtttttatttgttagttatgttttagttttgttgtcctaggTTGGTTGGTTTGCTGGTGTTGGTTTTTTTGGAAGGGTTTTTCTATattctcccttttgttttatcttgtaatcaGTATTCCTCTGTCAAAAGTGagagtatattaataaataaatggagatgTCACCCTcttttactaaaaataaaaaataaaaaaagaatatataatattttttttgttcattttatgGGGTCAGTGAGAATCTTTGCTACACAAATTGGTAGTATTCAttcatgaaagaaaaaatatCCCTATAAATTTTTATAACTTTCCTATTTCTCTCATACGAAGGCAACGAAAATTTTGAGACTAAAGACTCAAATACATGCTAAATGTAATCTCAAAATTTTCTAGAAAACTTTAAATTTGCAACTTCAAGAAGatcccaaaaaatgaaaaatttaaaaactcaaacATTGTTTATCAAATGTTACAGAGATTAGATTTTAACctgacattattttttttatcttttgtttttctaAATAGATGACACCATTAATTCAGATTGCCATTCATGAAAAATTAAGTTTAAAAATTAATAGAGAATATGAAAATATCACTATGAGAGAAAGGAGTAAGTTTTTGTTTCAACGAACACCTcctttatttaagaaaaaaaaaatagtatcaaTGTCGTGTGTGTCTTGGTGATTCAAACACATGAACAAGAACGATTCACTCTAGTTCtcaaaagttaaaaaaataaataaatgaactaaaaatATTAACACCGCCTTATTccaattttgagttttgaaattaaaaataaaaaaagttgatGATGTGCTAAAGGAATAATGAGCCAAAATATAGTCGTAGTGTTGAAAAAAGAGACAAAAGGGATTTACTTTAGAATGAAACGAGAGTAACCCATTCTAATATGAACAGGTTTAGATGATTCTTGTGCCTATGTGAAATCTTTACTAATGATCtaagttaaaattttcaaaataataaaattaaatgtcaTGTTACAAGGCTAACATGCAATATAAGAAAATGAAGGGGAAAATGCAAAGGAGCCAAAATAGAAAGGGTTGGTGGTgaaaataaagaagataaaagTTAACAATAAACTTAAAGACCATCCATTGATCCCCAAAAAAAGAGTGCAATTAAactaaacttttttaaaaaaaacatgcCAAAGGGAAAGGGCTAGCATGCAATATAAAAAAATGAAGGGGGGAAAGTGCAAAAGAGCAAAATACAAGGGGTCGGTGCTGCAAAAAAAGGGGGGGCAAAAATTAAACGTTAAGACAGAGTCCCAACCAAACCAAACCCCACAAAAGGCAACCCTACAGCTATGAAACACAGCTATAAATACCCACTGGCCTCTCTGTCTTTCTCCGAAATTAAAAAAGCTTTCCCATTTTTATGGGTTCTCTCATTTGGGACGTCTTCTAGTTTCTAACCCTTCTTCTTCTGCACTGTCTCTCTCTCCTcgcccctctctctcttccctttcttCAAGaagtaagaagaagaagagatcTTGGGAGAGACAGAGAAATGGGGAAGTACGTGGAGATATTGGACGCAGGGGTGAGGATCGCCGCCAGGTTCCATTCCCACTGCCCCCAGACGGCGCGGATGTACTACCACCCTCCGCCGCCGGCCACCTCCGACGATGCCCACCACCACCTCCAGCACTCCCACGGCGGCTCCTCCTCCGGCACTGGCGCCGGCGAAGTGGGGTTCTTCTGCGGCCCAAAGGGCGTTCTGGGTCTCAACGCCGGCGACGATTTCTTTCTCTATTCTGGTGTttgatttaaaaagaaaaactgaagttgACACTGGGCTATGGACTAATTGACAGATTGAGAGTTTTGTTTCTGTGGAGAGGGAGGGATGCTTTTTGTGCCTTTCTTCTTCGATTGCTTCTTATTGAAATGTTATTGTTCTTTGATTTGATGAGATTTGGGTCCCGAAAGATTCagtttattcatttatttgtttattggTCTTAATGAATTTTGGGATTTGGATCGGTTGAGTGAACATATCATGAATTACTTTTATTCTTTTCCAGCTCCGAAAAAAATATTTAGGTACTCAACAAAAACAACA from Malania oleifera isolate guangnan ecotype guangnan chromosome 9, ASM2987363v1, whole genome shotgun sequence carries:
- the LOC131165005 gene encoding uncharacterized protein LOC131165005; the encoded protein is MGKYVEILDAGVRIAARFHSHCPQTARMYYHPPPPATSDDAHHHLQHSHGGSSSGTGAGEVGFFCGPKGVLGLNAGDDFFLYSGV